TGGTAccatgtgtaaagtttggtggagggggattatggggATTATTACGGAACCCTTGGTTCTAGTGAAAGGagctcttaatgcttcagcataccaaagCATTTGGTGGGACAACTTTGTGGAAACAGTTTGGGGAttgccccttcctgttccaagatgactgcacaccagtgctcAAACCAAGGTCCATTAAAGATGGATGgttgagtttggtgtggaggaacttgaatGGCCTATACAGAGTCCTGAAATCAACCCGagagaacacctttgggatagatttgaagaatggtcaaaaattcctcAACCGTGTGGAAAGCCTTTCCAGAACAGTTTAAGCTGTTATGgctgcaaagggtgggtcaactccatattaaaccctacagattaggAATggaatgtcattaaagttcatgtgcatgtaaaggcaatcGTCCCAAAACCTTTTGGCTATATAGTGTATATTGCCACGTTGAAGGCAGGAAACTGTGTGAATTTCAATTCCATTGCAGAATGTTTCAGTAGTAGCCCCTCACTGCAGAACACGAGATCCAGGGGGCAGGGAcgtgtaggtttagggatgtgTAAAGTGGGAGGAGTTGAATCCAGATCCAGAGGGGTGAAATGAGTTGGGTTAGGTCCAGGGGGTGGAGTcgagtaggtttagggatgtGTAAAGTGGGAGGAGTTGGATTTGGATCCAACCTCGCCCCCTGGAATCTGGATCTCTAGTGAGGACCTTCTTGAAAGATTTGTTCACTTCAAGTTCAAGCACGGATATGCTGTTGTCAAATGATGTCGGGAGCAGGCTATTGTCAGACCGCCCGCCACTGTCCAAAGTACACCCGAGTTACCAACCGCTACTGTCTTTAATCTGGAAATTTACTCCTGCgccgcaaaaaaaaaactgatcgGGTGATTGCAGACCTCTAGTCCCcatcataaaataatttagttgtaattatttaaagggttagttcacccaaaaatgttgtACTAATTTACTCGCACTtatattgttccaaacccaaaagattttgttcatctttgaaaaacaaaattaagatatttttattgaaatctGAGATTTATTTTATTCCATTGACATCTACACAACTTTGATGCtacaaaaagttcataaagagatcgtatAACTagtccatatgaattgagcaacTTATTCCAATTTTTTTTGAAGAGCCTCATTCGCTTTATTCGATATAGCAAATGTTGATCGTAGGCTTTTATTcgcatataaacattgatcggTGAACACAACCAGATGCTCAGCCTACTTGCTTTAATGAacgagaacaaacctcattggttctcgtaCGTCAAGCAAGCATGCTTGAGCTTTTGTTTACCATACTCTAACTGATGTGTGttgataaatatttatatatgaattttgaggggaaaaaaaagtttatcaAATAAAGCAATCGTGTTTCTTCATAACATTTTGACTAAAATGCTTAGGATTAGTTATATGATCTCCTTATGAACTTTCTGAAGCATCAAAGTCGAAGTTGCATAGACTACatgaagggacagaaatctcacagatttcattaaaaatatcaaatgaagtTTCGAAGATGAACTAAAGTCTTATGGATTTGtaaagacatgagggtgagtaaatgataaaagGCTTTCATGTTTGAGTTTACTTaccttttacatttattttaattaaatttgaatcatagttaaattgtattaattaaaCAGCTcgttaacaaaaataaaataacccaCATTAAAGTATTATACAATTTAAGACATTTCTCTGGCATACATGGACAATTTCCTTTTTGGCATAAATGGTTCTCTAAAATCAAGAGATATATAGAACCCCATataattttttctttctttctaagaGTGTAGACGTGGAGGTTCAGTATCAAGGTCAGTAGCGAGCAGATATAACACACAGCTAGACAGTCCAATTATGCAATCAACGCCCGGGGGTTATCCAAGACCTGAATCAATGAAACAAGCGAGAGTCAGCACCGTGATTGACAGATCATTGACCGACGTGTTCTGGCGAGACAGAAAACCACAGCACTGACTTGGCAGAGGACAGggatgagagcaaaacaaaaactAGACCTGCAAATCCAAGAGGAAGGCAAATGTCAATGTGAGATGCATAAAACACACTGACAAAGAAACAGATTAGAAGAAAGAGAATTTAAAGCAGGCTTATGCAATGATTGCAGAGCACAATTGCAGCCTCCATgcgaaaaaaacaaaaacaaactagaGAGATCAAACTCAAGAAAAGAAGCACAACAATATATAAGCACTTAACATTGTTCGGTAACTATATTACTATATTTGTTAATTGACAGTTTTGGATACATTTTGTGAGTATTAAAATTGTACTTTATAGTGTTATTGACATTACATTATTGCTACATTAATGTGCTGTTATCGCTCATTTATTTTCCAGGTGTTGGTCATACGTTGGCCGCGCATCTCCTGGAGGTCAGCCTCTTTCTATTGGAAATGGCTGTGGAATAAAAGGCATTGTTGAGCATGAGTTTCTCCATGCACTTGGATTTTGGCATGAGCAGTCAAGATATGACAGAGATGATTATGTGACAATCAACTTTCAAAACATCATAAAAGGTGGccttgtatttttattttgtctttaactttatttgttttttaggaAAATAGTGAAAAAGTTATAGACATATACACTGACATACTGATTCCATTGTCCATTTAACTAATCAGCATAAACACTTAAAATAAGCCATTCTTTATGAACAATCACCTTAATAACTCAtttagtctttattttcagGCTATGAgagtaattttaataaatacgcCGAGAACCTGACCACCATCCAAGGCACCCCATATGACTATTACTCTGTGATGCATTATGATAAAAATGCCTTCAGTAACGGTAACGGATCCACGATCATCACCAAGCGTCCAGAGTTCCAAGATGTGATTGGTCAACGCCTGGACATCAGTGAATATGATGCGATTGAGCTCAACAAACTCTATAAATGCAGTGAGTActtacattgtttttatttgggCTTTTATAGATTTTAccgtttatgtggtttatgtaagattaaatgttgcagtttgtgtttgttaaatatttcagtaGGACTTCAAGTCTGATGTATGGGAGAGCAGGGAAACCTGTTATGAATGGGAAGTTGTAAGGAATTGATTTTGCCTCAGTGTTTGCCTGTTTGCATTACAGATTCCTCCATCTCTTTCCTTGACCACTGCAGTTTTGATGATGAATCTCTGTGTGAGATGAGCGTCTGTTCTGCTGCTGATTATGGCTGGCAGAGAGTGAAGTCAGTGAGAGGTGTCAATGTGACTGACCACACCTACTTGAGCAAAGAAGAGAATGGTGAGATCTGttacagtcagtcagtcaatggATAGTGTCTGTTTCGACATCACAGGAAGGGATTTATACTAATTACACAAAAGGAAATGATTCACTTCCAACCACAGTTGCAGTCACTGTATCACCCAGTTTCACACAACTATTCACCTGTTTTCATGCCTGCAGGGACGTCTTTTTTCATGCACTTCAGCACTGAGGGCAGAAACAAGAGTGACACAGCCAGAATGGAGAGCAAGACAATGACCCCTAAAAGAAACTGCAAAGTCCAGTGCCTGCAGTTCTACTACTATCACAGTGGGAATGAGTCTGACCAGCTCAACATTTGGATCCGAGAATACCAGAGTGATACAGACACCAGAGGAACTCTCAGACTAATGGATCAGATCACAGGTCAATCTCTTCCCCAAGTGCTGTACATCTTACAGGGGGGAAAACATATGTAGGCCTATGCTTTTAAAATGTTCCTAAACGTTATTTTCTTTCAGAACTCCCTGGTAATTACTGGAAACTGCATCATGTGCCACTGAATGCAAATAAAACCTTCCAAGTTGTATTTGAAGGCCGTAAAGGAGCTGGAAACTCCAGTGGAGGCTTCTCAGTGGACGATATCAATATTTCAGAGACTGAGTGtccccacacatggcagataaGGAAGTTTTCAACAGAGAAATCTTCAACATATTACAGTCCATTATATTACTCCAGTGATGGTTATCGCTTTCAGGCTGCGTTAGTAGTGTATCAGAATGACCTTTATATGCGTGTTCGTCTGGTATCTGGTGAATATGATGACCGTTTGCAGTGGCCTTGTCCATGGAGACAAATAACGTTCCAGATGCTCGACCAGAATCCACACATACAGAAGCGCATGTCCTCTGAGCAAAGCATCACCACTGACCCTGCTTCGGTTTCATCCGGTGAGAATCTGATTATATTCCTGTCACATCTTATGTGTCACATCACATCTTatattccacacacacacacacacacacacacacacacacacacacacacacacacacacacacacacacacacacacacacacacacacacacacacacacacacacacacacacacacacacacacaaataaatatgcAGTATTTTACTACAAATGCATTGTTATCTCTAATGTCAAAGGGCTTTTTAAAagacacattttttttgtaacagGTGGCATATATTACTGGGACAACCCTCGAAAAAATGGAACTCAAGTCACCATTGGCAATGAGACCGTATATGTGGATATTTTTTCAGTCTATACATATCGCATTATAAAAGCTGATCTGACTAGAAGAGAGTTCATCAAGGGTGGTGACATCATATTTCTCTTCAGCATGCAAGGTAGGTTTTGTGAAGTACAAAATGGGCAGAATAAGGGCTGGTTTGCACagaactttttttaatgaaactgtGCTAGACAAATGTCTGTGATTTCACTGTTTTTTTCCCACATCTTTTAAATTAATTCTGCTTCTTAAAACTGGTCTTATAGAACCCTGCATTCTTTTCCATTCCTTTCAAGTTTCACGACACATTCTGTGTGTGGCTATGATGGCATGAATTCAAATAGTGTGATAGTATAGTGTGTAGTGTGATAGTGTGATAGTCTGATATCACACTATATAAACACACTATAACAAATAGTATGATAGTAATGAATTCATTTCAGCTGTGATATCAGCTGAAATGTTCTGAGAATATTTAGCTAAATGTTGTTTTATAATCATGAATACTTTTTCATAGATATCTCAGGGTTACTTAAGAAAGACTCTTTACCCTGCCCTAAAGTGACAGTGAAGAATTTCAACATTACTCCTGATGCAAGTCCTCAGAAAGGACCATGTGCTATAAGGTGAATATCCCTTTAACTTTTGTTGTAAacttgtacaaaataaaaaaaaattgtaatgaaaaatgtaacactatatttaagaaataaggTATGAAAAAGTTTGTTTGAATATAATCATGACTAAATGGCATTAGTCACATCATGCAGAAACCTTTTAGATATGACCAATACAGCAAGGCATCAATGGGTGTgcttacatgcacaccagtaagctg
This DNA window, taken from Pseudorasbora parva isolate DD20220531a chromosome 7, ASM2467924v1, whole genome shotgun sequence, encodes the following:
- the LOC137083068 gene encoding meprin A subunit beta-like, which gives rise to MQLSAFLLLSLALALCLASPMPQLDINGTVQWKDIPDINKGLNLREGDIMMPNQRSAILGDQYRWDIPVPYTLSVNLSMNYRGVILRAFEQFRLKSCIEFKPRAAEVFYISVEGREGCWSYVGRASPGGQPLSIGNGCGIKGIVEHEFLHALGFWHEQSRYDRDDYVTINFQNIIKGYESNFNKYAENLTTIQGTPYDYYSVMHYDKNAFSNGNGSTIITKRPEFQDVIGQRLDISEYDAIELNKLYKCNSSISFLDHCSFDDESLCEMSVCSAADYGWQRVKSVRGVNVTDHTYLSKEENGTSFFMHFSTEGRNKSDTARMESKTMTPKRNCKVQCLQFYYYHSGNESDQLNIWIREYQSDTDTRGTLRLMDQITELPGNYWKLHHVPLNANKTFQVVFEGRKGAGNSSGGFSVDDINISETECPHTWQIRKFSTEKSSTYYSPLYYSSDGYRFQAALVVYQNDLYMRVRLVSGEYDDRLQWPCPWRQITFQMLDQNPHIQKRMSSEQSITTDPASVSSGGIYYWDNPRKNGTQVTIGNETVYVDIFSVYTYRIIKADLTRREFIKGGDIIFLFSMQDISGLLKKDSLPCPKVTVKNFNITPDASPQKGPCAIRVLPTTDPTITTTSNECLDIFCNSSAKTVSSLILLVVCLLLLVN